A window of the Chiloscyllium plagiosum isolate BGI_BamShark_2017 chromosome 13, ASM401019v2, whole genome shotgun sequence genome harbors these coding sequences:
- the ppp1r2 gene encoding protein phosphatase inhibitor 2 isoform X2: MNILATYHPEGKDYGLMKIDEPSTPYNRMIVGDDDESAMSDSESNVNITAEILAKKLTAAEGVNPKIFEPKEESSDEEEELTPEEQENKKQFEMKRKMHYNEGMNIKLARQLIAKELDDEEEDGMKGADDLEKDFEDDTDEDLSESEDIDS; the protein is encoded by the exons ATGAACATTCTTGCCACTTATCATCCAGAAGGGAAGGACTATGGATTAATGAAAATCGATGAACCTAGTACGCCATACAACAG GATGATAGTAGGTGATGATGATGAATCTGCAATGAGTGACTCTGAATCAAATGTAAATATTACCGCAGAAATTCTAGCAAAAAA ACTTACAGCAGCTGAGGGGGTTAATCCTAAAATCTTTGAACCAAAGGAAGAAAGTAGTGATGAGGAGGAAGAGCTAACTCCAGAAGAACAAG AAAACAAGAAGCAgtttgagatgaagagaaaaatGCATTACAACGAAGGCATGAATATCAAATTAGCAAGACAGTTAATTGCCAAGGAGCTAGATGATGAAGAAGAAGATGGCATGAAAGGAGCTGATGACCTGGAAAAGGACTTTGAAGATG